The Desulfuromonadaceae bacterium genome contains the following window.
AGCGGAATATCGAGATAGGCGCAAATTTTATCTTCAGTCGCCATCAGTTCCAGCAGTTCGTCACTGATGTTATCGGGATAGGCATAAAGCAGCCGTAGCCAGGCGAGCTCTTCAATCTGTACCAGCTCGCGCAATAACTTTTCCAGTGCGCCGGATTCACCAAAGTCGCGGCGGAAAGCGGTGATATCCTGGGCAATCAGGTTGATTTCTTTGACCCCCGCGCTGGTCAGGGCACGCACCTCATCAACGACAGATGCAATTTCCCGTGAGCGCAGCGCGCCACGAATCTCCGGGATGACGCAGTAGGAACAGTGGTTGGAGCACCCCTCAGCGATTTTGACGTAAGTTGAATAAAATGGCGAAGAACGCAGTCTCGGCGTGGTGTGATCGTAGAGAAAATTACCTGTGCCGATGTCTGTCAACGGGATTCTATCCACAAGACATTGTTCAATCAGCGTCGCCAGGCGCGCCGCATCACCGGTGCCGATAAACAGATCAACCTCGGGAAGTTCCTTACTCAATTCATCCCGGTAGCGTTGCGGCAGACAGCCGCTGACGATGAGCAGCGAACAAGGACCACTGATTTTGTAGTCGGCAACGCTGAGAATGGTATCGACCGATTCCTCGCGGGCATCGCTGATAAAAGAGCAGGTGTTGACGATGATGATATCTGCCAGACTCTCGTCGGTAGTGATGGTGTAACGATCATCTGGAAGGTGGCCGAGCATGATTTCGGCATCGACCAGATTTTTAGGGCAGCCGAGGCTGACCAAAGCGACTTTGAGCTGTTTCAAAATAATGCCCTTTACGAAAAATGAACGCGGCAAGGAGACCTTGCCGCGCGTAAGACGTGATCCACGCAACTGAAGATGAGATTAAAAACCCATCGATTCCCCGGTCGGACGGACCACATCGACGTTAGGTGGTATCATAAAATCGAACGATTGCAAAAACATTCCGCGATTGGTGCGAATATTACTGAATTCAATGATCGTTAAATTATCGTAAGTGTCGTAGACGCTGGTTGACAGAATCGGGAAAATGCTGTTATCAGGTGTGCCGCTGTGCCGCGCGAGAACCGCATTGCGATCAACGACGACGAGCATTTTGTGAAACATGGTGGTGGTTCGATTCGGTTCCAGCTGGAGAATATAGTTCCCCGCAACATCCTCGTTCGGGTCGGCCCAGCGAATAAAAAAATCGCGGGACAGATTGCTGAGTCCGGTCAGAAACGTCATCGGGTTGTTCTGCCGCGCCAGCGTCGTCTGTTCGATATTGGACAAGATCACCTGCCGGTTTTCCGGAAGATAAACCCACAGTTTTTCACCATTAGAGACGAATTCCTGGCGGGTTGGCCGGTCGTATTCCCAGCGAAAGAGCACCTTCGGAACTCGCCCGGCGCTACCCTCATCAAACTTGATGAAGACCCGCCCCTCACCGCGTTGACTGCGATCCAGGGAGGAGATATGGGACTCCTGAAAAAAATCGGCCTGGAAATCAACGATTTTTTCTTCCGGTGGGGCGTCGGGAGTAAACGGCCGTTCGAGCGCGGCAATGACCTCGCGCAGACCGATTGATTTCCCGCCCGGGGGAGCGGCGCAAGCCACCGCAGCCAGTAACAGGAATGAGGACAAAAGAAAAATGATGCGTTTCATATGAAACTCCTCGCTGAAATGATTTTATAACGCCAGGTCGTGGTGCTGCCCGCGCACCGACTTAATAATAACCATTCCAGACGCCAGGTCAAATTCGAGAGTCCGCCCATGGTTGCCGCCGACGTCTTCGGCAATGACCGGGATGTTGCGTTTTTTTAGAACCTCCCGCGCCGCCCTGGTATTACGAACCCCGATCGGTTCTTTTCCCGACCCTGGTGATGGCTCGAACATTGTCGCGCCGCCGACCAGCTTGGCGGTCAAGTTCTCGGTCGCGCATCCACGTCCATTTAACTCGGTTATCATCATGGTGATGGCCTCATCGACAAATTTTTCACGGCGTTGACCGTCGTTGCTGGCCAGTGCATGGGGGAGGAGGGTGTGGGCGAGACCACCAAGTCCGGACGATTCATCGTAGAGCACAACCGCGAGACATGAGCCCAGTCCGTAGGTCACCAGTACCGCAGGAGGGGTGGCGATCAGATATTGAGCAATCCCGACGCGCAGGCGATTCTCGCTCATAACGGGTTCCCCACGACGCGCAGGATGACTGCCATCGAACCGGGATCCGGGAGCAGGAAAAAATGGCCGGTGATTGCGTCAGGGGTGTGCTGGGTGCCGTGAAAAACCGTTTCCACCATCAACGCGTAATCGCCTTCCTGACTCAATTCGATCAGGACGTGATCCGCTATCGCCCCGGCCATATCGTAAGCCAGGGCCGGAACCGAAGGGATCAGGGTCAAACCGAGAACTGAACCGAGGGCGTTCAGATACGCCGAGGCAAGGATGTTGCCGACCTCTTTCAGGGTGGAGGTAGCAATGTCGTCAAGCTCGCTACCCCGGTGCGCATCGCCAAGCAGAATCGTCAGTAGCCGGTTGACACTGTCGGTCGGAAAAACGAGCAAAATATCACCTCTGGCTCCTCCGAGGATCTGCAACGAAATGCCCACCACCAGCCGTTCCGGACCACCAAGGATTTCCGGAACCGCAGAGATGTCGGTGACGGTAACATGTGGCACTTTAAGATAAATTGTTTGACCGATCAGCTGGCTCATTGCCGTCGCCGCGTGACCCATGCCGATGTTACTGACTTCTTTCAGCGCGTCGAGTTGCTGATCGGTAAGCGATTGAAAGACCATCTAGTGCTCCCGCGATTTACTCGCCACCGCCTTCAGGCGACTGGCGAGCAGGTATTGTGGGTCGATGATAAAGATAATCCGACCGTCGCCGAGGATTGTCGCACCGCTCACGCCGACCAGCAAGTCAAGCGGGAAGGACAGCGTTTTGACAAACGCTTCGCGCTGTCCCGAAAGCCGGTCGACAACCAGTCCGACCTTGCGACCCCGTGCCTCGGAAACGACAACCTGGATGGTGTCAGCGGGGGGCGGGGCGTCGATCCCGAGAACTTTACTCAGGGATAAAAGGGGAATAATCTCTCCGTCAAAGCGGGTAACGTTCTGCCGACCGGACAATTCAATCGAACTGCTCTCCAGTTCAAGCGTGCGAAACACCCGCGTGATAGGGATGCCGAGGGTCTCGTTGCCGCATTCAACCAGCAGGATACGAATGATTGCCACGGAGAGGGGGAGTTTTAACAAAATACGGGTTCCCTGCTTGGGACGCGAAGAAAACTCAAGCGTTCCGCCCAGATTTTCAACGGCGGATTTTACGATATCCATGCCCACGCCACGCCCGGAGGTTTCCGTTACGCGGGTGGCGGTAGAAAACCCGGGATGACAAACCAGCTGTAAAACATCGCGAACCGGCATCGATTTAAGCTGTGTCTGGGAATAAAGACCGCTTTCCACTGCTTTGGCGCGGATGGCGCTGATATCCATACCCTCGCCATTGTCAGCAACTTCAATCAGCACAAGATCCTTCTCGCGCCACGCTTTGATGACGATTTCACCAGATTTTTCAATCCCGTGATCAATCGCATTGCGAACCATGTGCACCAGCGGGTCGGAAAGTTCTTCCAGAATTGCCCGGTCCATTTCAACGTCCACGCCTTCCAGGCGAAGATCGATTTGTTTGCCGGTTTTTTTGGCAAGATCACGCACCATACGTGGCAGGTGCCCGGTGATACTCTCCATCGGGGTCATGCGAACCTGCAAAACGTGATGATGCAGATCGGTGATCAGCCTGGCGAGTTGATCGAGTCCTGAACGTACGTCATGCCACTGTTCCTGATCAGCGGCGGCCTGCAACATGTAGCGGCTGGTTAAAAGTTCACCGGTCAGGTTGATAAACTGGTCAAGCAAGCGGGTGCGTACCCGCACTGTGCGTGGCGCGTCATCTTTGCGTGACGTCTGCGGCGCGGGATGGATTGTCGCGGCGGGGGACAGCTCACAGGTAACTTTGGCCACGTCGGTAATGCTGGCAAGCAGGGGCTGAAGATCGGTCGGATCACGGTCGGTTACGAGCTGAATCGACAGCCCGGAGAACGGTGCGCCGGAACGTAACTCTTCTTCGCTCGGGGAGCTGGAAAGAAGTTGGCCGAGACTTTTCACCTGGCGGAGAATCAGTAAGGCGCGCGCCGCCGGTGCTGCCGCATCTGTGGCCAGCGCGATCTGGATTTTCATGCTGGCTGTCTCAGGCGGAGCAGCGGTGATGGGAGCGGGAGTTAGCGGGGTAAGAGCAGGGACCGGTTGCGCTGGCGGTTCGGCCTGTGGAGCATTTTGCGGCGGCGCCGCAACCGCTAGAAACTCGGTGATATCGCGTTCGGGAAGATCGGCATTTATATCCTCGACCAACCCTTCGAGGACGTCGAGACCGGCCAGCAGGCGATCAATAGCTCCGCCGGGCACACTGCCGCTCTGGCGAAAACCGTCGAGCAGATCTTCCAGGTGATGAGCCAGCTCGGCGGTTCGGACATAACCCATCGAGGCCGCCATCCCTTTAATAGAATGGGCGTCACGAAAGAGGGTATCGATACACTCGCGATCGTGCGGGTTCTTCTCCAGAGCAATCAGGAGTTGTCCCATGTTTTTGAGATGTTCGTTTGTTTCGGAAAGAAACATCCCGCGGTATTTGGACATATCCATAGTGGCGTTCCTGAAACGATACCTCAGCGGGAGGCAGTGACGATGCGGCGAACGATTTCCAACACCTGTTCTTCCTTAAACGGCTTGACGATAAAGTCCTTTGCCCCGGTTTCAACGGCTTCGACAACCAACGCTTCCTGCCCGAGAGCACTGCACATGACGATGTTGGCATCAGGAAATTCGTGAATGATTTCGCCAAGAGCCTCGATACCGCTTTTTAACGGCATGACGATATCCATGGTGACCAGATCAGGGCGGATGTCGCGGTAACGTTCGACAGCTTCGACGCCGTTCGCTGCTTCCCCGACAACTTCAAGGCCGCCCTTGATCATGATTTCCTTGAGCATGTTGCGCATAAACAGGGCATCGTCTACGATCATCACCCTAACAGCCATTCCTGCCTCCTGTCATCAGTCTTCACCCAAGGATGATAATAGTTGTGGAACGTCAAGTAGATTAATCATCCCCTCATCACTGGTTAATACGCCGTGGATCAGTTGTTTGCTGCTGACCTCCGGTGTAACCGGCTGCATCCCCTCGGTGTCGAGGGAAACAATCGCCCCGACTGAAGTAAACGCCAGCCCCAGCGTTGCAATATTAAGGGAGAGGATAGCGACGCGCGCATCGCGCTGGTCTCCCTCGTAGCCAATCAGCGCGGCGAGATCAATAATTGGCACGACATTGCCGTGAAAATTGATTGCACCAAAGAGATGTCGCGGAGCCCGTGGAATATAGTGAAATGTCGGCGACTCGACAATTTCCTGGATGTAATCAATATGCAGCCCGAACAGTTCACGATCGAGGTGAAAAAGCAGAAACTGTTCCACCGTCAATCCTCAATCACTTCTGCATCTGTGGCTTCTTCAAGCTTGAATCGTTCGACGACTTCCAGCAACTCTTCAGAAAGAGAGGAAAGCTCATTCGCGGCGTGTGACATTTCTTCCATTGAGGCGGATTGCTCTTGCGTCACTGCGGAAACTTCCTCCGTTGCCGCCGCGTTGTCAGAGACAACCTTGGCAATTTCCTCAATCGTCTGTACCATGTTTTTGGAGCTGCTGAGCTGTTTCTGCGAAAGTTCCGCGATGCTGGTCGCCTTGATTTGAGTGTTTTTAGCGGTATCGATGATTTTTTCAAACGATTGGCTGTTGATATCGATCGCCTGGTGGCTGCTATCCATCTCTTTGATCGTTTCCCGCATCGACACCTGGATATCCGCACTTTCGGCGCGGATCACCTCAATCAGGCGGGTAATCTCCGAAGCGGACGCCCCCGTTGAATCGGCCAACTTGCGGATTTCCTCGGCGACCACCGCAAAACCACGACCGTATTCACCGGCGCGGGCGGCCTCAATGGTCGCGTTCAGGGACAGCAAGTTGGTTTTTTGTGCAATCCCGGTGATGAACTCGACGATCGTTCCGACTTTTTGCACCTGGGCACTGAAGGCCAGGATCTTTTCGCCGTTGGTTTCAACATCGGCGAGCACCTGTTTCATCTTAGTCATCGTTTCGCGGGCGTTGTCTCCCCCGCTCTGAGCCGCGCTGGCTGTTTCGCTGGCCGAAGCGGCAAGCTTGTTGGCCGAGGAGGCGATCAGGTCGATCGAGACCGCGATTTCCTTGATCAGGCGGGTCGAACGTTCAACCATCTCCGACTGCGTCTCCGCGCCGCGGCTGATCTGTTCAACGGTGCCCGCAACTTCGTTGGTCGAGGCGGTCATTTGCTCCGAGGTTGTTGAGAGCCCTTGTGCTGAATGAGTAACTTTCTCTGCCGTCGTACGGATATAACCGAGAAGTTCGCGCAGGCTGTGAACGACCGTGTTAAGCGAAGCAGCAAGATCGCTGGTCTCGTCAGGAAAGCGCCCGGCATGTATTTCAATGTCCTGCGACAAATCCCCTTCTCCGAGCCGGTGCGCCGCCCCGGTCAATATCCTGATATTGCCGGTAAAGGCCTTGGCGAAGGCCGCCCCCAGAACCAGCCCGACAAGAATGGCACAGCCGACGGAAAAAAGTTGTTGCCATTCCGGGGGCACACCGGTCAGCGGAGTGATGATGTTGACCAGAACAATCGAACCGATGACAACGATAAAACCGAGGATGAATTTATAACTGATCTCTACGCGCATTTATCCTCTCCTTTTAATAAAATCGATTGGCGGAATTATAGCAAAATTATCACGCATAAACAGGATATTTTAATACGCCTCGGCCAGGGTCCGCCGGTAAATGCGTTCCGCAGGCGAGTCAACGGTGAAAAGGCGTCTGGTGTTTCCCTGAAGCGTCTCCGCTCGGCCAAGAATGAGATAGCCTTCGGGATTAAGCGCCTTGGCGAAGCGGCGAAAAACGTTTTCCTGCTCATCCCGGGAGAAGTAGATCATCACATTCCGGCACATAATCATGTCACAATCAGGGAAAAGATCTTTGCCAAGAATATTATGCTGGCGAAAGGTTACCATTTTACGGATTCTTTTCGCGAGATGAAAGTGGCGATCCTCCTTGACAAAGTAGCGTGCAAGAATTTCCGGCGGGACTTCGGCGAGGCGCTGCTCCTCATAGCGCCCCTGACTGGCCTGACGAATAATGTCATCACTCAGATCGGTCGCGAGAATTTTTACCTCCAGCCCCTTGCGGTCAAGATTGTCAAGCAATAAAGCCAGAGAATATGGTTCCTCTCCTCCGGCGCAACCGACGCTCCAGATGTTGATCTCGCTGCGCCCGAAAGCGTGCAGTTTGTTGATCAGCAGTGGAAGAATCTTCTCTTCCAGCAGGATAAATGTTGACGGGTTGCGGAAGAACTGGGAGACGTGAATCATCAATGCCTCAACCAGCGAATCAACCTCCTGTTCGCTTTGGTGCAACAGGGCGATATAGGGGGTTGCCTCATGGAATCCGCAGCGCCGAATCCGGGTGGCGATCCGGCGTTTCAGACAACGATCTTTATACATGTCAAGATCAAGATCGCGGCGTGCCAACAACAACGCGCGAATCTCGGCGAAGGCGTCGTCAGGAAATTCCGAACCGACAAGAGGTTCACTGCCGGCAGATTGCTTCGTCATGGGATAGAAATATACCTCCAGTAGTACATTAGAGCATAAGAAAGGCGGCAAAGAAAGATCAAACCTCAGCAAAAACAGGTGAATGATCAAATTTCAGGGTTATTTCACCAGTCAGTCGCGAAAATGGTTGTAGCCTTGGGCAGGAAGATCAAACGCTTTATCCAGGTGGTCGGTAATTTGTCGCGCAGCGGGGTCTGCTAAGAGGTTGCCGATACAGGTTATCGGCAGGCCAGTGGTTGCCGATAACTGTTCGATGGCCACCGATTTTTCTGCGGGCGAGCTGAAAAGCAATTCGTAATCTTCTCCGCCGTTCAGGGCCAGGTTCAACAGCTCAGGATCGTTTGACAGGGACGCGGCAAAGGCCTTCGATAACGGCAACGCCCGACCGTCAAGACGGCACCCCACTGCTGAGGCAGTCAAGAGATGTTCCAGATCACCCAGAAGTCCATCAGAAATATCAAGCATCGCCGTGGCCAGATGCTGGCGGGCCAGTTCACGACCGATCAACGTGCGCGCGACCGGGTTGTAATGGCGCTGCGCCAGTACCTCGGGAGGGTGCTCTCCACGTTGCAGCAGCGCCAGGGCCAAGGCGCTGTCGCCGATGGTGCCGGTAACGTAAAGCAGTTCACCGGCATGCGCCCCGGCACGGCAAATCATTTCGTCAGGGGGGACTGACCCGAGGATCGTCACGGCGATAAAAAGTGGTCCGGGGGAGCGGCAGGTATCACCACCAATCAGCACAACGTCGTAGTCTTTGGCCGCGGCACGGACGCCAGCGAAGAACTGCTCGATATGGTCCAAAGGAAGATTCTTCGACATTCCGAGTCCCAGGGTGATATATCGCGGCGTTCCGCCCATGGCGGCAATATCGCTGACGTTGACGCTGACGCACTTGCGACCGAGCATGAACCAGTCGGTCCAGTCGAGACAAAAATGGATCGATTCCAGCAGCAGGTCGGTGCTGGTCAGCAGCAGGTCAGTGGCTGGCAGCACCACGGCCGCGCAGTCATCACCGATCCCGAGGACCACGTCCGGCTGCGTTGCAGTGCCTTTGCGGATGCGTTCGATCAGACCGAACTCACCGATATTACAGAGTTTTATTTTTTGGTTCATACGTTGTCGGGTATGCTGTTGCGCCGGGACAGGATCAGATGTCTTCACGCAAGGCGCCGAGAACGCCCGGCGCAAGAGCAAAGAAGGTAAGCCCTTCACTGAAGACCCAGCCGGGGATTTTTTTGCGGACCCGGGATAAATAATCGATAATGATAAAGTCGCGCAGTAGTTGACTCATTTCCGGCGCTATGCGCTGAAATTGAAGCCCGATCTGAGAACCGTTTACTTCATGGTTGGAGGAAACATAGGAAACCTTGCTTTGCAACAGGACCGTTTTATTGCGCAAACGAAGCTGCAGCAGCATTTCTTCCTTTTTGATCAGTTCAAAGGGCAGATGGATTCGGCAACCGAGGTCAGACAGATTAATCAGGGTCGCGGTGACTGCCCGGTTGCGAACTTTGAGTTTGACATTCAGCTCCAGATTAATGCGCAGATGACACCGCGATGGCTTGAAAAAATAAGCTTCGAGAGTGCGCCACAGACGTTCGAGTGAAAGTGGGAAAACGAGCGTATTTCGCTCCTCGTTGTCTGTCGAACCGATACGCAAAACGTCAGCCCATCCCTTCCCGGCGATACAACCCTCCTCCGCCAGTAACAGCGCAGAGGGGGCGGGGGTGTCGCTGATCTGGTGTCCCCACTCCTCAATCAAGGCGCCGAGAAAGATGCCCAACGCTTCGGAGCGGGTGGCAAGGCCGACGAACTTGCGCTCGCGCCGCGATGTGCTGTTCAGGATTCCCATGGATGTATTTCCATATTGATGTGCTCTTTACGCTGGTTGAATTCTAGCCCAGACCGATCGGGTTGCCAAGACATTAAAAGAAATTTAACGTATTGTCGAGCAGATGACGCGGCTGAACGTTTCCCAGGGCATGCAAAACACTGCGGCGCAGGTGAGGAATATCGGTAGTGAGTTCCTTGACCAGCCGCTTCATGCGCTGGCGTTGCTGGTCGATCTGACCACAGACCGGACAGGCGCAGCAGATAATCGGCAGCGCATTGCGTTGCGCAAAGGTGATAATATCCTGTTCTTCGACATAGACCAGAGGGCGAATGACCGTGTGGATGCCGTTGTCCGCAACCAGCTTGGGGCTCATCGCTTTTAATGCACCGACGTAAAATTGATTGAGCAGCAGGGTCTCGATAAAATCATCCAGATGGTGACCGAGAGCGATCTTGTTGCAGCCAAGTTTTGTCGCCAGAGTGTAAAGAACTCCGCGGCGCAGGCGGGCGCAGAAGGAACAGTAGGAGGTGCCGGGGCGACGCCTGGCCTCAATTATTTCGTAACCGTTGGTCTCTTCCAGCCGATAGGCGAAAGCGAACTGTTGCAGATGTTCTTCCAGGCGTTCCTTGCGATAGCCCGGATAGCCAACGTCGACATTGACCGCAATCAGCTCAAACTTGATCGGAGCACGGCGGCGGAGTGCGTCGAGCAGATGGAGCAAGGTGTACGAATCCTTCCCCCCCGACACCGCGACCGCAATGCGATCACCCGCTGCGATCAGTTCGAAATCTCCGATCGCCTGACCGGTGAGTTTTTTGAGTTTACGAAACAGGGCGTCTTCGGTAATCGCCATGTCGCCTCCACAGGACTGAATCAAGGCGCTTATGTGTAGTCGATACGCAGCAAAAATGCAAGGTGAAAGCTCGCGAAAAAGGGGCGACCTGCTGGCCGCCCCTTTTTCGCGAGCGCAACTGCTGCGGTTTAAATTTGCGGCCCGGCCTGAGTGAAGTCGGAGGTATTGTCGTCCTTGATGGACTTCTTCAAGTTGTCGATGAACATTCCGGCCAATTTTCTTGCCGTCGCATCGAACGCATCCTTGTTGGCCCAGGCATTACGCGGGTTGAGTCCCTTGCTGTCGACATCCTGCAGTTCCTTGGGCATCTTCAATCGAAACCAGCGCGATTGTTCAAACTCGGCCTGTTCGATGGTCCCGTCAAGGATCGCATTGACGCAGGCGCAAGTCGCAGCACATTACGGCTGAGGTTGTTCCTTCCACCCTCCGCCAAGGACTTTGTAGAGTGTTGTCAGATTGTTGAGGCGGGTCTGGTGGGTCGTAATTATCCCCTGTTGAGCAGCATAGAGGGTACGCTGGGAATCAAGTACCGCCAGGTAGCTGTCGGCGCCGTTGTCGTAGCGGGCCTGCGAGAGCCGGAAACTTTCTGCGGTGGCATCGGTGAGCGCTTGTTGGGCCGCGAGTTGCTCGTCGATAGTCCCCTTCTGGGCGAGAGCGTCGGCAACTTCGCGAAAAGCTTCCTGGATGGCTTGTTCGTAGCGGGCCACGGCGATTTCACGATCGACCTTTGCGACCTCAAGATTAGCCTGATTGCTGCCGCCAGTGAAAATCGGCAGGGTAATTTGCGGGGCAAAACTCCAGGCGCGTGAACCCGCCTGAAAGAGCCCCTCCAATTCGTTGCTGCCGGTACCGAACGAACCAACCAGCGTGATGCGTGGAAAGAAAGCTGCGCGCGCGGCACCGATGTTGGCATTGGCCGCTTTGAGTAGATTTTCGGCCCGGAGGATGTCGGGACGGCGCAGCAGAACAGCTGACGTCAGGCGCGGGGAGAGTTCATTCAAAGCGCAGGAACCATCGGTCAGCGCGGCAGGGAGAAGATCAACAGGGACATGTGTGCCAAGAATCGCCGCCAGGGTATTCTCGTCCCGTGCCACGAGATTGGTATAACGGGCGATATCGACCCGCGCGGCCGCAACGCTGGTACGGGCACGGTTAAGATCAATGACCGAAGAAACGCCGGCCTCGACGCGACTGTTGATCAAACGGTAACCTTCCTGCTGATTAGTCAGGGTTTTTTGCGCAAGGGCCAACCGTTCACGGTCGGCAGCCAAGGCCAGGTAGTTATTTGCCAGTTCGGCGATCAGGCTGATCTGTACGCTGCGGCGCACTTGTTCGGTGGCGAAGTACTGTGCCAGCGCCTGATCTTTGAGATTGCGTATCCGCCCGAACATGTCCAGCTCATAGGCGCTGACCCCGAGACCAACGCTGTACTGGTGAATTGTGGTGGCATTTCCCGTGCTCGAAAGATCGGCCGGTATCCCCTGTCCGCTGCCTGCGGCAACCCCGGCGAGCTGGGGAAAGAGCTCGGCTCTGCGGATCTGGTATTGCGCCCGTGAGCGCTCAATATTGAGTGCTGCGACGCGCAGGTCCCGGTTGTTTTCCAGTCCCAGCGCAATCAACTGGCGCAGTTTTGGGTCGGCAAAAAAATCCTGCCAGTGAAGATCAGCCACAAGCTGGGCAGACCCTTCAGCAGTGTCGCCCTGGTCGGCCGGGATAGTTGGCCATTGCGCCGGGACAGGCGCTTCGGGGCGGGCGTACTCAGGGGCCATGGTTGTGCAGCCGTTCAGACCGAGGAACGCCGCAGCAGTTATTGTCAAAAGTCGTTTTTTCATATCAATCAACCTCCACGGGTTGGCTGTTGGTCGGGAGCGTTTTGCTGTCAACTAACTGTTTAGCAGGAAATATCCTGCGGATCACCACAAAAAAGACCGGGACCAGAAAAATTGCCAGAACGGTGGCGGTGAGCATCCCGCCGTTCACCGCGGTCCCCATGGCGTTCTGCGCTCCTGACCCGGCTCCGCTATTGAGCGCAAGGGGCAGGACCCCGAAGAAAAAGGCGAGCGAGGTCATCAGGATCGGACGCAGCCGCAGCCGGGCTCCCTCCAGGGTGGCCTCGATCAACCCCTTGCCGTGCTCCATCTGCTCCTTGGCGAACTCGACGATCAGGATGGCATTTTTCGACGCGAGCCCGACGGTGGTGAGGATGGCAATCTGGAAGTACACGTCGTTGGCGAAACCGCGTGAGGTCGCGGCCAGCACCGCCCCGACAATCCCCAGCGGCACGACGAGCATGACCGAGACGGGGACCGCCCAACTCTCATAAAGGGCCGCCAGACAAAGGAAGACCACCAGCAATGAGATGGCATAGAGCGCCGGAGCCTGGGCTCCGGCCTGACGCTCTTCGTAGCCCATATTTAATCAAAAGTTGGGTCTAATTCCCCGCAGCTTGCTGCGCGCGTTAGTAAGGGTTGTAGGCTGTTGATCCCCGGCAGCTTGCTGCGGGGTAGTTCATTCCTCTCCGCCGGAAATTTTTACACGGACAATTTTCAGATATCGAGATAGGAGCGCAGGTAGTTGCCGGTGTGTGAACAGGACACTTTCGCGACCTCTTCCGGCGTCCCGGCGGCCACGATCAGCCCGCCGCGACTCCCCCCTTCAGGACCGAGGTCGATCAGGTGATCGGCGGTTTTGATGACATCAAGATTGTGTTCGATAACGACCACCGTGTTGCCGGTGTCGACCAGCCGGTGGAGGACATCGAGCAACTTCTGGATGTCGGCAAAATGCAGCCCGGTGGTCGGTTCATCAAGGATATAGATGGTGCGCCCGGTGGCGCGTTTGCCGAGTTCCCGCGACAGTTTAACCCGTT
Protein-coding sequences here:
- a CDS encoding methyl-accepting chemotaxis protein, translating into MRVEISYKFILGFIVVIGSIVLVNIITPLTGVPPEWQQLFSVGCAILVGLVLGAAFAKAFTGNIRILTGAAHRLGEGDLSQDIEIHAGRFPDETSDLAASLNTVVHSLRELLGYIRTTAEKVTHSAQGLSTTSEQMTASTNEVAGTVEQISRGAETQSEMVERSTRLIKEIAVSIDLIASSANKLAASASETASAAQSGGDNARETMTKMKQVLADVETNGEKILAFSAQVQKVGTIVEFITGIAQKTNLLSLNATIEAARAGEYGRGFAVVAEEIRKLADSTGASASEITRLIEVIRAESADIQVSMRETIKEMDSSHQAIDINSQSFEKIIDTAKNTQIKATSIAELSQKQLSSSKNMVQTIEEIAKVVSDNAAATEEVSAVTQEQSASMEEMSHAANELSSLSEELLEVVERFKLEEATDAEVIED
- a CDS encoding protein-glutamate O-methyltransferase CheR: MTKQSAGSEPLVGSEFPDDAFAEIRALLLARRDLDLDMYKDRCLKRRIATRIRRCGFHEATPYIALLHQSEQEVDSLVEALMIHVSQFFRNPSTFILLEEKILPLLINKLHAFGRSEINIWSVGCAGGEEPYSLALLLDNLDRKGLEVKILATDLSDDIIRQASQGRYEEQRLAEVPPEILARYFVKEDRHFHLAKRIRKMVTFRQHNILGKDLFPDCDMIMCRNVMIYFSRDEQENVFRRFAKALNPEGYLILGRAETLQGNTRRLFTVDSPAERIYRRTLAEAY
- the thiL gene encoding thiamine-phosphate kinase produces the protein MNQKIKLCNIGEFGLIERIRKGTATQPDVVLGIGDDCAAVVLPATDLLLTSTDLLLESIHFCLDWTDWFMLGRKCVSVNVSDIAAMGGTPRYITLGLGMSKNLPLDHIEQFFAGVRAAAKDYDVVLIGGDTCRSPGPLFIAVTILGSVPPDEMICRAGAHAGELLYVTGTIGDSALALALLQRGEHPPEVLAQRHYNPVARTLIGRELARQHLATAMLDISDGLLGDLEHLLTASAVGCRLDGRALPLSKAFAASLSNDPELLNLALNGGEDYELLFSSPAEKSVAIEQLSATTGLPITCIGNLLADPAARQITDHLDKAFDLPAQGYNHFRD
- a CDS encoding PilZ domain-containing protein, producing the protein MGILNSTSRRERKFVGLATRSEALGIFLGALIEEWGHQISDTPAPSALLLAEEGCIAGKGWADVLRIGSTDNEERNTLVFPLSLERLWRTLEAYFFKPSRCHLRINLELNVKLKVRNRAVTATLINLSDLGCRIHLPFELIKKEEMLLQLRLRNKTVLLQSKVSYVSSNHEVNGSQIGLQFQRIAPEMSQLLRDFIIIDYLSRVRKKIPGWVFSEGLTFFALAPGVLGALREDI
- the ttcA gene encoding tRNA 2-thiocytidine(32) synthetase TtcA: MAITEDALFRKLKKLTGQAIGDFELIAAGDRIAVAVSGGKDSYTLLHLLDALRRRAPIKFELIAVNVDVGYPGYRKERLEEHLQQFAFAYRLEETNGYEIIEARRRPGTSYCSFCARLRRGVLYTLATKLGCNKIALGHHLDDFIETLLLNQFYVGALKAMSPKLVADNGIHTVIRPLVYVEEQDIITFAQRNALPIICCACPVCGQIDQQRQRMKRLVKELTTDIPHLRRSVLHALGNVQPRHLLDNTLNFF
- a CDS encoding efflux transporter outer membrane subunit, which encodes MKKRLLTITAAAFLGLNGCTTMAPEYARPEAPVPAQWPTIPADQGDTAEGSAQLVADLHWQDFFADPKLRQLIALGLENNRDLRVAALNIERSRAQYQIRRAELFPQLAGVAAGSGQGIPADLSSTGNATTIHQYSVGLGVSAYELDMFGRIRNLKDQALAQYFATEQVRRSVQISLIAELANNYLALAADRERLALAQKTLTNQQEGYRLINSRVEAGVSSVIDLNRARTSVAAARVDIARYTNLVARDENTLAAILGTHVPVDLLPAALTDGSCALNELSPRLTSAVLLRRPDILRAENLLKAANANIGAARAAFFPRITLVGSFGTGSNELEGLFQAGSRAWSFAPQITLPIFTGGSNQANLEVAKVDREIAVARYEQAIQEAFREVADALAQKGTIDEQLAAQQALTDATAESFRLSQARYDNGADSYLAVLDSQRTLYAAQQGIITTHQTRLNNLTTLYKVLGGGWKEQPQP
- a CDS encoding efflux RND transporter permease subunit — encoded protein: MGYEERQAGAQAPALYAISLLVVFLCLAALYESWAVPVSVMLVVPLGIVGAVLAATSRGFANDVYFQIAILTTVGLASKNAILIVEFAKEQMEHGKGLIEATLEGARLRLRPILMTSLAFFFGVLPLALNSGAGSGAQNAMGTAVNGGMLTATVLAIFLVPVFFVVIRRIFPAKQLVDSKTLPTNSQPVEVD